The following are encoded together in the Tamandua tetradactyla isolate mTamTet1 chromosome 14, mTamTet1.pri, whole genome shotgun sequence genome:
- the LOC143654976 gene encoding olfactory receptor 4F15-like, translated as MDGLNDTGVPEFVLLGLSTSWETEAFLTFIFSLLYLGSILGNLSILILVIFDSHLHSPMYFLLANLSIIDVGLSSTTVPKMMTDLLRKYKVISFQGCLTQMCFIHITGGVEMVLLIVMAFDRYTAICKPLHYLKIMNLKVCVSFVVTAWVIGVIHAIFQLAFVMNLPFCGPNEIDSFYCDFPRIIKLACTDGAKYEFIVAANSGFISMATFLLLILSYVFILVTVWKHSSGDLSKAFVTLSAHITVVVLFFTPCIFLYVWPFPTSSLDKYLFIVDFAITPALNPAIYTLRNKDMKIAMKRLSKRIYYGQFC; from the coding sequence ATGGATGGACTAAATGACACTGGGGTTCCTGAATTTGTGTTGCTGGGACTCTCTACATCTTGGGAAACTGAAGCTTTTCTCACGTTCATATTCTCCTTGCTCTATTTAGGAAGCATCCTAGGAAACCTTTCCATTTTGATATTGGTGATATTTGATTCTCACTTGCATTCCCCCATGTACTTCCTGCTGGCCAACCTGTCCATCATTGACGTGGGCCTTTCCTCTACCACAGTTCCCAAGATGATGACAGACCTTTTACGTAAATACAAGGTGATTTCTTTTCAAGGCTGTCTAACCCAGATGTGTTTCATTCATATCACAGGAGGAGTGGAGATGGTGCTCCTCATAGTCATGGCATTTGACAGGTACACGGCAATCTGCAAGCCTCTTCACTACTTGAAAATCATGAATCTTAAAGTATGTGTTTCATTTGTAGTCACTGCCTGGGTAATTGGGGtgatacatgctatttttcaattGGCTTTTGTTATGAACCTGCCATTTTGTGGCCCTAATGAAATAGACAGCTTTTACTGTGACTTCCCAAGGATCATAAAACTTGCATGCACAGATGGAGCCAAATATGAGTTTATTGTTGCTGCCAACAGTGGGTTCATATCCATGGCCACCTTTCTCTTGCTGATCCTTTCCTATGTCTTCATTCTGGTCACCGTCTGGAAACACTCTTCAGGAGACTTATCCAAGGCATTTGTCACTTTGTCAGCTCACATCACTGTGgttgttcttttctttactcCATGTATATTTCTCTATGTGTGGCCTTTCCCAACATCGTCACTTGACAAATACCTGTTTATTGTTGACTTTGCTATCACACCTGCCTTGAATCCTGCCATCTATACATTAAGGAACAAAGACATGAAGATAGCAATGAAAAGATTGAGCAAACGCATATATTATGGCCAATTTTGCTGA